ATACCATCCCGGTTCCCCAGCAACATCTTCAACAGCAATTTGTGCTGCTTTAAAAGGACGTTGACTTCTGATTTCTGCTGATGGATTTTCTTGATCAGCTATATATTGTTTAATCCATTTATTGAGCTCTCTTTCAAGGTCCGCACGCTCTCTCCATGAACCTATGTATTCACGTTGAAGTATTTTGATATAATGAGACATTCGAGTAATCGCAAACAAATAAGGTAATTGTGTCCCAAGTTTATAATTCAACTCTGCATTTTTTCCCTCTTCTGTATTTGCAAATATTTTTGGAATCTGAGCAGAACTAGCAGCGAAGAAAGCAGCATTATTACTACCTTTTCTCATTGTAAGAGGAATGAAACCTTGTTCTGAAAGTTCGTATTCTCTTCTGTCTGAAACCAAAATCTCTGTCGGAATTTTCATCTCAATATCACCCATACTTTCAAAAGTGTGTACAGGCAAATCTTTTACTGCTCCTCCACTGTTTGGACCAATGATGTTTGTACACCATCTGTAGTTTGCAAAACTTTCTGTTAATCTGCTTGCAAATGCATACACAGTATTTCCCCATAGATAATCCTCGTGACTATGAGAAACGTCTTCTTTATAAGTAAATTTAGAAATCGGATTATCTTCTGGATGATAAGGCGCTCGTAGTAAAAAACGAGGAAGCGTTAAACCTACATATCTCGAATCTTCGTTCTCTCTAAATCCTCTCCATGCAGCAAATTGAGGAGAACTCATTACATCACCCATATCTTTTAAATCAGGAAGTCCTTCAAAGCTCTCTAATCCAAAAAATTTAGGTCCTGCTGAAGAGATAAAAGGAGCATGAGACATAGCAGCAATAGAAGCAACTTTTGCTAAAAACTTCATATCCATATTTGATGGTGATAGTTGGTAATCAGCGATAATTGTCCCAACAGGGCCACCACCAAACTGTCCATAACCTGAGGTATAAACATGTTTGTAAAGACCTGATTGTGTTATATCAAGACACTCTTCAAAATCTTCTAGTAGCTCCTCTTTGGAAACATTGA
This genomic stretch from Candidatus Delongbacteria bacterium harbors:
- the tssC gene encoding type VI secretion system contractile sheath large subunit; protein product: MSQQVSKETHLESSNLSILDSIISQTNISHEDETYGIVKSGVSALISEMLKSENDAEKVNKAIVDRMIAEIDAKVSRQMDAILHNEKFQALESRWRGLYMLIERTDFRQNIQMEIINVSKEELLEDFEECLDITQSGLYKHVYTSGYGQFGGGPVGTIIADYQLSPSNMDMKFLAKVASIAAMSHAPFISSAGPKFFGLESFEGLPDLKDMGDVMSSPQFAAWRGFRENEDSRYVGLTLPRFLLRAPYHPEDNPISKFTYKEDVSHSHEDYLWGNTVYAFASRLTESFANYRWCTNIIGPNSGGAVKDLPVHTFESMGDIEMKIPTEILVSDRREYELSEQGFIPLTMRKGSNNAAFFAASSAQIPKIFANTEEGKNAELNYKLGTQLPYLFAITRMSHYIKILQREYIGSWRERADLERELNKWIKQYIADQENPSAEIRSQRPFKAAQIAVEDVAGEPGWYRVKMSLRPHFKYMGASFELSLVGKLDKE